A genomic window from Nocardioides rotundus includes:
- the prfA gene encoding peptide chain release factor 1 has translation MFDAVEGLRREHAELEGRLADPAVHADQQLAKRLNQRYAELSAIVDSWSQWRQLGDDAEAARELSREDPAFAEEAESLDARREAAAERLRRQLVPRDPADAKDALLEIKSGEGGEESALFAGDLLRMYTRYAEQRGWSVEVLDSTPSDLGGYKSVTAAVKARGTSEPGQAPYALLKFEGGVHRVQRVPVTESQGRVHTSAAGVMVMPEAEQIDVQIDENDLRIDVYRSSGPGGQSVNTTDSAVRITHLPSGIVVSCQNEKSQLQNREQALRILRARLLQAAQDAADAEASEARRSQVRTVDRSERIRTYNFPENRISDHRTGYKAHNLDQVLDGGLEPVLESCVEADLASRLEALEQ, from the coding sequence ATGTTCGACGCTGTCGAGGGGCTCAGGCGCGAGCATGCGGAGCTGGAGGGCCGGCTGGCCGACCCCGCGGTGCATGCGGACCAGCAGCTGGCCAAGCGCCTGAACCAGCGGTACGCCGAGCTGTCCGCCATCGTCGACTCCTGGTCGCAGTGGCGGCAGCTCGGCGACGACGCTGAGGCTGCGCGCGAGCTGTCCCGCGAGGACCCGGCCTTCGCCGAGGAGGCGGAGTCGCTGGACGCCCGGCGTGAGGCCGCCGCCGAGAGGCTGCGCCGCCAGCTGGTGCCGCGCGACCCCGCCGACGCCAAGGACGCGCTGCTGGAGATCAAGTCCGGCGAGGGCGGCGAGGAGTCGGCGCTGTTCGCCGGCGACCTGCTGCGCATGTACACCCGGTACGCCGAGCAGCGCGGGTGGAGCGTCGAGGTGCTGGACTCCACGCCGTCGGACCTGGGCGGCTACAAGTCGGTGACCGCCGCGGTCAAGGCGCGTGGCACCAGCGAGCCGGGACAGGCGCCGTACGCCCTGCTCAAGTTCGAGGGCGGCGTGCACCGGGTCCAGCGGGTGCCGGTCACCGAGTCCCAGGGGCGCGTGCACACGTCGGCCGCCGGCGTGATGGTGATGCCGGAGGCCGAGCAGATCGACGTGCAGATCGACGAGAACGACCTGCGCATCGACGTCTACCGGTCGTCCGGCCCCGGCGGCCAGAGCGTCAACACCACCGACTCCGCCGTCCGCATCACCCACCTGCCCAGCGGCATCGTGGTGAGCTGTCAGAACGAGAAGTCGCAGCTGCAGAACCGTGAGCAGGCGCTCCGGATCCTGCGCGCCCGGCTGCTGCAGGCCGCCCAGGACGCCGCGGACGCCGAGGCCAGCGAGGCGCGGCGCAGCCAGGTGCGGACGGTGGATCGCTCCGAGCGGATCCGCACCTACAACTTCCCGGAGAACCGGATCTCCGACCACCGCACCGGATACAAGGCGCACAACCTGGACCAGGTGCTCGACGGGGGCCTGGAGCCGGTGCTGGAGTCCTGCGTCGAGGCCGACCTCGCGTCCCGCCTCGAGGCGCTGGAGCAGTGA
- the rpmE gene encoding 50S ribosomal protein L31 encodes MKKDIHPNYGNTEVRCTCGNTFTTRSTAESGVINADVCSQCHPFYTGKQKILDTGGRVARFEARYAKKAAEKK; translated from the coding sequence ATGAAGAAGGACATCCACCCGAACTACGGGAACACCGAGGTGCGCTGCACCTGCGGTAACACGTTCACCACCCGCAGCACCGCCGAGAGCGGCGTCATCAACGCCGACGTCTGCTCGCAGTGCCACCCCTTCTACACCGGCAAGCAGAAGATCCTCGACACCGGTGGTCGCGTGGCCCGCTTCGAGGCCCGCTACGCGAAGAAGGCTGCGGAGAAGAAGTAA
- the rho gene encoding transcription termination factor Rho produces the protein MTESSDTAPAAAGAQKKRPGSLNAMLVADLRAMAGALGISGTAGMKKPQLVQAIRAVQNEHAASKTQDQPAQQGQRDRGQQGKKDKPQQDKQQDKQQDKGQQGQQRQKSNQGGQQSKNKQQDRGQQDKQPDKAAQDKGQDKGQEKLKDTQQDDGDEGSRRNRRRRGRDRNRSGLRNEPDTQILEDDVLVPAAGILDVLDNYAFVRTSGYLAGAEDVYLSLSMVRKYGLRRGDAVVGQVRQPREGERREKFNPMVRIDSVNGAEPDTARERVDFGDMTPLHPSERIRLETGADDVAGRVIDLVAPIGKGQRGLVISPARAGRTQVLHSLAESISANHPECHLMVVLVDERPEEVTDYQRSVKGEVIASTFDRPAGDHTAIAELAIDRARRLVELGHDVVVLVDGITRLGRAYNLTAPANGRTLAAGVDANALYHPKRFFGSARALEGGGSLTIIATATVDSGSPVDELIFEEIRDTANMELWLRSDAAEMGLFPAVDLARSGTRHEDQLRAAAEVPVVRTLRRRAAGEDGAGQLEQLLDAVRQTSGNEALVARLPRG, from the coding sequence GTGACGGAATCCTCCGACACCGCCCCCGCTGCTGCCGGAGCGCAGAAGAAGCGACCGGGCAGCCTCAACGCCATGCTGGTCGCCGACCTGCGTGCGATGGCGGGTGCGCTGGGCATCTCCGGCACCGCGGGCATGAAGAAGCCGCAGCTGGTCCAGGCGATCCGCGCGGTCCAGAACGAGCACGCGGCCTCGAAGACCCAGGACCAGCCCGCGCAGCAGGGCCAGCGTGACCGCGGCCAGCAGGGCAAGAAGGACAAGCCCCAGCAGGACAAGCAGCAGGACAAGCAGCAGGACAAGGGCCAGCAGGGCCAGCAGCGGCAGAAGTCCAACCAGGGCGGCCAGCAGAGCAAGAACAAGCAGCAGGACCGGGGCCAGCAGGACAAGCAGCCGGACAAGGCTGCGCAGGACAAGGGGCAGGACAAGGGCCAGGAGAAGTTAAAGGACACCCAGCAGGACGACGGCGACGAGGGCAGCCGCCGCAACCGCCGGCGCCGCGGGCGCGACCGCAACCGCAGCGGGCTGCGCAACGAGCCCGACACCCAGATCCTCGAGGACGACGTCCTGGTCCCGGCCGCGGGGATCCTCGATGTGCTGGACAACTACGCGTTCGTGCGCACCAGCGGCTACCTGGCCGGCGCCGAGGACGTCTATCTCTCCCTGTCCATGGTCCGCAAGTACGGCCTGCGCCGCGGCGACGCCGTCGTGGGCCAGGTGCGGCAGCCTCGCGAGGGGGAGCGGCGGGAGAAGTTCAACCCGATGGTCCGCATCGACAGCGTCAACGGCGCCGAGCCCGACACCGCGCGTGAGCGCGTCGACTTCGGCGACATGACCCCGCTGCACCCGAGCGAGCGGATCCGGCTGGAGACCGGAGCCGACGACGTCGCCGGCCGGGTCATCGACCTGGTCGCGCCGATCGGCAAGGGCCAGCGCGGCCTGGTGATCTCCCCGGCACGGGCCGGGCGGACCCAGGTCCTGCACTCCCTGGCGGAGTCGATCAGCGCCAACCACCCCGAGTGCCATCTCATGGTGGTGCTGGTGGACGAGCGGCCCGAGGAGGTCACCGACTACCAGCGCTCGGTCAAGGGCGAGGTGATCGCCTCGACCTTCGACCGGCCGGCGGGGGACCACACGGCGATCGCCGAGCTGGCGATCGACCGGGCCCGGCGCCTGGTCGAGCTGGGGCACGACGTCGTGGTGCTGGTCGACGGCATCACCCGCCTGGGCCGCGCCTACAACCTGACCGCGCCCGCCAACGGCCGGACGCTCGCGGCCGGTGTGGACGCCAACGCGCTCTACCACCCGAAGCGGTTCTTCGGCAGCGCCCGGGCGCTCGAGGGCGGTGGGTCGCTCACCATCATCGCGACCGCCACCGTGGACAGCGGCTCCCCGGTCGACGAGCTGATCTTCGAGGAGATCCGCGACACCGCGAACATGGAGCTCTGGCTGCGCAGCGACGCCGCGGAGATGGGGCTCTTCCCGGCCGTCGACCTGGCCCGCTCCGGCACCCGCCACGAGGACCAGCTGCGGGCGGCCGCCGAGGTCCCGGTGGTCCGGACGCTGCGTCGCCGGGCTGCCGGCGAGGACGGTGCGGGGCAGCTGGAGCAGCTGCTCGACGCCGTACGCCAGACCTCCGGGAACGAGGCCCTGGTCGCCCGGCTTCCCCGCGGCTGA
- the thrB gene encoding homoserine kinase: protein MTTFVDGTVRLTVPATSANLGPGYDSLGMALELRDSLAARITEGGLSIEVRGEGRGAVPLDESHLVVRAMRIGFEALGAQPPGIALQCTNVIPHGRGLGSSSAAIVAGLSLARALVAGGSLVVDDEALLTIACDIEGHPDNVAPALLGGFVVAGKERGEWYAVRTGVDPRVRVMAFVPESILPTEVARGLIPAMVPHAEAATNAGRAALLVAALGGRPEHLFAATHDFLHQEYRRSAMPESLELMDALRAEGVPALISGAGPTVLAFCDAGLEGPGTPAALGTRVPRGWAAHHLEVAAEGVRIG from the coding sequence GTGACCACCTTCGTCGACGGGACGGTCCGGCTGACCGTCCCGGCCACCTCGGCCAACCTCGGGCCCGGCTACGACTCCCTGGGGATGGCGCTGGAGCTGCGCGACTCGCTGGCCGCGCGCATCACCGAGGGCGGGCTGAGCATCGAGGTGCGGGGTGAGGGGCGCGGCGCCGTACCGCTGGACGAGTCCCATCTGGTGGTGCGCGCCATGCGGATCGGCTTCGAGGCGCTGGGCGCCCAGCCGCCCGGGATCGCGCTGCAGTGCACGAACGTGATCCCGCACGGCCGGGGGCTCGGGTCGTCCTCCGCGGCGATCGTCGCCGGGCTCTCGCTGGCCAGAGCGCTGGTGGCCGGCGGCAGCCTCGTGGTCGACGACGAGGCGCTGCTCACGATCGCCTGCGACATCGAGGGGCATCCCGACAACGTCGCACCGGCACTGCTCGGCGGCTTCGTGGTCGCGGGCAAGGAGCGGGGGGAGTGGTACGCCGTCCGGACGGGCGTGGACCCCCGGGTGCGGGTGATGGCGTTCGTGCCCGAGAGCATCCTGCCCACCGAGGTCGCGCGCGGCCTGATCCCCGCGATGGTCCCGCATGCGGAGGCCGCGACGAACGCCGGTCGTGCCGCCCTGTTGGTGGCGGCGCTCGGCGGGCGTCCCGAGCACCTCTTCGCGGCGACCCACGACTTCCTGCACCAGGAGTACAGGCGGTCGGCGATGCCCGAGTCGCTGGAGCTGATGGACGCGCTGCGGGCCGAGGGCGTCCCGGCGCTGATCTCCGGTGCCGGACCCACGGTGCTCGCCTTCTGCGACGCCGGCCTCGAGGGGCCCGGCACGCCGGCGGCCCTGGGCACCCGGGTGCCCCGGGGCTGGGCCGCCCACCACCTCGAGGTGGCCGCCGAGGGCGTCCGGATCGGCTGA
- the thrC gene encoding threonine synthase: MPDGLEPVTLREGGTPLVHSEWLSGLTGAQVHLKVEGGNPTGSFKDRGMTAAISVARHEGAKAVVCASTGNTSASMAAYAAKAGLRPLVLIPEGKIAAGKMAQAIVHGSQVIMVRGNFDHCLAMAKQLAWDYPVALVNSVNPVRLQGQKSAAFEVCDFLGDAPDYHLLPVGNAGNISAYWMGYEQYVDLGRASKRPVMRGFQAEGAAPMVTGEPFDDPETVATAIRIGNPASWKLAEAAAQESGGRFAAVSDAQILAAQGELARRDGVFVEPASAAGIAGLLAELAAGEEYTGKTVVITVTGNGLKDTATALEGVGDIVDTVIDVDVDAAAKAAGL, translated from the coding sequence ATGCCCGACGGGCTGGAGCCGGTGACCCTGCGCGAGGGCGGCACCCCGCTGGTGCACTCGGAGTGGCTCTCCGGGCTGACCGGCGCCCAGGTGCACCTGAAGGTGGAGGGCGGCAACCCGACCGGCTCCTTCAAGGACCGGGGCATGACGGCCGCGATCTCGGTGGCCCGGCACGAGGGCGCGAAGGCGGTCGTGTGCGCGTCGACCGGCAACACCAGCGCCTCCATGGCGGCCTACGCCGCGAAGGCCGGCCTCCGCCCGCTCGTGTTGATCCCGGAGGGCAAGATCGCCGCGGGCAAGATGGCCCAGGCGATCGTGCACGGCTCGCAGGTGATCATGGTGCGCGGCAACTTCGACCACTGCCTGGCGATGGCCAAGCAGCTGGCGTGGGACTACCCGGTCGCCCTGGTCAACTCGGTGAACCCGGTGCGCCTGCAGGGGCAGAAGAGCGCCGCCTTCGAGGTCTGCGACTTCCTCGGCGACGCCCCCGACTACCACCTGCTGCCCGTCGGCAACGCCGGCAACATCTCGGCGTACTGGATGGGCTACGAGCAGTACGTCGACCTCGGCCGCGCCTCCAAGCGCCCGGTGATGCGGGGCTTCCAGGCGGAGGGCGCGGCCCCGATGGTGACCGGCGAGCCCTTCGACGACCCCGAGACGGTCGCCACGGCGATCCGGATCGGCAACCCCGCGAGCTGGAAGCTGGCCGAGGCTGCGGCGCAGGAGTCCGGCGGTCGGTTCGCCGCGGTCTCCGACGCGCAGATCCTCGCCGCCCAGGGTGAGCTGGCCCGGCGCGACGGCGTCTTCGTCGAGCCCGCCTCCGCCGCCGGGATCGCCGGCCTGCTGGCCGAGCTCGCCGCGGGCGAGGAGTACACCGGGAAGACGGTGGTGATCACGGTGACCGGCAACGGGCTCAAGGACACCGCGACCGCGCTCGAGGGCGTGGGCGACATCGTGGACACCGTCATCGACGTGGACGTCGACGCTGCTGCGAAGGCCGCCGGCCTGTGA
- a CDS encoding homoserine dehydrogenase, protein MSDEGGDKPLKVAVLGCGSVGSQVVRLLTEQSDDLAARVGAPVELAGVAVRRLDAQREVEVPAGLLTTDAAGLAGREDVDIVVEVIGGIEPARSLILTALEGGASVVTANKALLAEDGPTLFEAAAKAGRDLDYEAAVAGAIPILRPLRESLAGDRVTRVLGIVNGTTNYILDKMDSQGAGYDETLAEAQELGYAEADPTADVEGFDAAAKCAILASLAFHSRVTAADVHREGIADVTAADVQSAKDMGCVVKLLSIAELRTDPDGTEAVSVRVHPAMIPRSHPLASVRGAFNAVFVETDAAGQLMFYGPGAGGSPTASAVMGDLVTVARNRLSETRGAGESAYADRAVLPMGETRTRYHVAIDVDDRAGVLAAVAQAFARHDVSIQTVRQEGRDEEAQLVVVSHAASDAALAATVEELRTMDTVREVTSVMRVEGGEE, encoded by the coding sequence ATGAGTGACGAGGGCGGCGACAAGCCGCTGAAGGTGGCGGTGCTGGGCTGCGGCTCGGTGGGCTCCCAGGTGGTGCGGCTGCTGACCGAGCAGTCCGACGACCTGGCCGCCCGCGTGGGTGCGCCGGTCGAGCTCGCCGGGGTCGCCGTACGCCGTCTGGACGCGCAGCGCGAGGTCGAGGTGCCCGCCGGCCTCCTCACCACCGACGCCGCCGGTCTGGCCGGGCGGGAGGACGTCGACATCGTGGTGGAGGTGATCGGGGGGATCGAGCCCGCCCGCTCGCTGATCCTGACCGCGCTCGAGGGCGGCGCCTCGGTGGTGACCGCCAACAAGGCGCTGCTCGCCGAGGACGGCCCGACCCTGTTCGAGGCCGCGGCGAAGGCGGGGCGGGACCTGGACTACGAGGCCGCCGTCGCCGGCGCGATCCCGATCCTGCGCCCTCTGCGCGAGTCGCTGGCCGGCGATCGGGTCACGCGGGTGCTGGGCATCGTCAACGGCACCACCAACTACATCCTGGACAAGATGGACAGCCAGGGCGCCGGCTACGACGAGACACTGGCGGAGGCACAGGAGCTCGGCTACGCCGAGGCCGATCCCACCGCCGACGTCGAGGGCTTCGACGCCGCCGCCAAGTGCGCCATCCTGGCCAGCCTCGCCTTCCACTCCCGGGTGACGGCCGCCGACGTGCACCGCGAGGGCATCGCCGACGTCACCGCCGCCGACGTGCAGTCGGCCAAGGACATGGGCTGCGTCGTCAAGCTGCTCTCGATCGCCGAGCTGCGCACCGACCCGGACGGCACCGAGGCCGTCTCGGTGCGGGTGCACCCGGCGATGATCCCGCGCTCCCACCCGCTGGCCAGCGTGCGCGGTGCCTTCAACGCCGTCTTCGTCGAGACCGACGCTGCCGGGCAGCTGATGTTCTACGGCCCCGGCGCCGGTGGCTCGCCCACCGCATCCGCGGTCATGGGCGACCTCGTCACGGTGGCCCGCAACCGGCTCTCGGAGACCCGCGGGGCGGGCGAGTCCGCCTATGCCGACCGGGCCGTGCTGCCGATGGGCGAGACCCGCACCCGCTACCACGTCGCGATCGACGTCGACGACCGCGCGGGCGTGCTCGCCGCGGTCGCGCAGGCCTTCGCCCGGCACGACGTCTCGATCCAGACCGTGCGACAGGAGGGCCGCGACGAGGAGGCCCAGCTGGTTGTCGTCTCGCACGCCGCCTCCGATGCGGCGCTCGCGGCGACGGTGGAGGAGCTGCGCACCATGGACACGGTGCGCGAGGTGACCTCGGTGATGCGCGTGGAAGGTGGCGAGGAGTGA